From Streptomyces sp. TLI_235, a single genomic window includes:
- a CDS encoding DNA-binding transcriptional MerR regulator: MEDEALLGIGAFARRARLSPKALRLYDRQGLLPPDRVDPVTGYRYYRESRLAAARLIVRLRGLDMPLATVAEVLAAPGPQAAELVAGYWESVERRVAGQRELAAHLRIRLSGGEGSSDMYGIEQREVPEQLVLTEQRHAGPEDLPVWIPAACDRLAEAAKAYGGVAAAPFVVYHGEVNEDSDGPVEVCVPIDAAHTGGVAPAHRVEPAHREAYTTITKAQVAYPQILSAYDAVFEWAKREGRTVVSAPREVYFADWAAVGEADPVCDIAVPVE, from the coding sequence GTGGAGGACGAGGCACTGCTCGGCATCGGCGCGTTCGCCCGCCGCGCCCGGCTCTCGCCGAAGGCGCTGCGGCTGTACGACCGGCAGGGACTGCTGCCGCCTGACCGGGTGGACCCGGTCACCGGCTACCGGTACTACCGGGAGAGCCGGCTGGCGGCGGCCCGGCTGATCGTCCGGCTGCGCGGGCTCGACATGCCGCTGGCCACGGTCGCCGAGGTGCTGGCCGCACCCGGGCCGCAGGCCGCCGAACTGGTGGCCGGGTACTGGGAGTCGGTCGAGCGCCGGGTCGCGGGCCAGCGCGAGCTGGCGGCCCACCTCCGCATCCGGTTGTCAGGAGGCGAAGGGAGTTCGGACATGTACGGAATCGAGCAGCGCGAGGTGCCGGAGCAACTGGTGCTCACCGAGCAGCGGCACGCCGGGCCGGAGGACCTGCCGGTGTGGATCCCGGCGGCGTGCGACCGGCTGGCCGAGGCGGCGAAGGCCTACGGCGGGGTGGCCGCGGCGCCGTTCGTGGTCTACCACGGCGAGGTCAACGAGGACAGCGACGGCCCGGTGGAGGTCTGCGTGCCCATCGACGCGGCGCACACCGGGGGTGTCGCACCCGCCCACCGGGTGGAGCCGGCGCACCGCGAGGCGTACACCACGATCACCAAGGCGCAGGTGGCCTACCCGCAGATCCTGTCGGCCTACGACGCGGTCTTCGAGTGGGCGAAGCGGGAGGGCCGCACGGTCGTCTCCGCCCCGCGCGAGGTGTACTTCGCGGACTGGGCCGCCGTCGGCGAGGCCGACCCGGTCTGCGACATCGCGGTGCCGGTGGAGTAG
- a CDS encoding UDPglucose 6-dehydrogenase has translation MGKHVALRITVIGTGYLGATHAACMAELGFEVLGLDIDPEKIASLAAGRVPMYEPGLAELLVKHVPGHEGSTGRLRFTTSWEEVAEFGDVHFICTNTPQKKGEFAADMSYVDSALDSLAVHLTRPTLVVGKSTVPVGSASRLAERLAALAPVGEQAELAWNPEFLREGFAVGDTLHPDRLVVGVRSERAEQLLREVYATPVAQGVPFVVTDFATAELVKAAANSFLATKISFINAMAEVCESAGADVVQLSKALSYDARIGGKFLNAGLGFGGGCLPKDIRAFMARAGELGADQALTFLREVDSINMRRRSRMVELAREQCGGGFLGRRVAVLGAAFKPNSDDIRDSPALNVAGQIQLQGAQVTVYDPKAMDNARKMFPSLSYADSALEAVQGAHVVLHLTEWQEFRELDPTEVGALVAEKRILDGRNVLDPAAWRAAGWTYRAMGRPGAE, from the coding sequence ATGGGGAAGCACGTGGCCCTCCGCATCACGGTGATCGGCACCGGCTACCTCGGCGCGACGCACGCCGCCTGCATGGCGGAGCTCGGCTTCGAGGTGCTCGGCCTGGACATCGACCCGGAGAAGATTGCGTCGCTGGCCGCGGGCCGGGTGCCGATGTACGAGCCGGGCCTCGCCGAGCTGCTGGTCAAGCACGTGCCGGGCCACGAGGGCTCCACCGGCCGGCTGCGCTTCACCACCTCCTGGGAGGAGGTGGCCGAGTTCGGCGACGTCCACTTCATCTGCACCAACACCCCGCAGAAGAAGGGCGAGTTCGCCGCCGACATGAGCTACGTCGACAGCGCGCTCGACTCGCTCGCGGTGCACCTGACCCGGCCGACGCTGGTGGTCGGCAAGTCGACCGTGCCGGTCGGCAGCGCGAGCCGGCTGGCCGAGCGGCTCGCCGCCCTCGCCCCGGTCGGCGAACAGGCGGAGCTGGCCTGGAACCCGGAGTTCCTCCGCGAGGGCTTCGCGGTCGGCGACACCCTGCACCCGGACCGGCTGGTGGTGGGCGTCCGCAGCGAGCGCGCCGAGCAGCTGCTGCGCGAGGTCTACGCGACGCCGGTCGCCCAGGGCGTGCCCTTCGTCGTGACCGACTTCGCCACCGCCGAGCTGGTGAAGGCCGCCGCGAACTCCTTCCTGGCCACCAAGATCTCCTTCATCAACGCGATGGCGGAGGTCTGCGAGTCGGCCGGCGCCGATGTCGTCCAGCTGTCCAAGGCGCTCTCCTACGACGCCCGGATCGGCGGCAAGTTCCTCAACGCCGGCCTCGGCTTCGGCGGCGGCTGCCTGCCCAAGGACATCCGGGCGTTCATGGCGCGGGCCGGCGAGCTGGGCGCGGACCAGGCGCTGACCTTCCTGCGCGAGGTCGACTCGATCAACATGCGGCGCCGCTCCCGGATGGTCGAGCTCGCCCGCGAGCAGTGCGGCGGCGGCTTCCTCGGCCGCCGGGTGGCCGTGCTCGGCGCGGCCTTCAAGCCGAACTCGGACGACATCCGGGACTCCCCCGCGCTGAACGTCGCCGGGCAGATCCAGCTGCAGGGCGCCCAGGTCACGGTCTACGACCCCAAGGCGATGGACAACGCCCGCAAGATGTTCCCCAGCCTCTCCTATGCCGACTCCGCGCTGGAGGCCGTTCAGGGCGCCCATGTGGTGCTGCACCTGACGGAGTGGCAGGAGTTCCGCGAGCTCGACCCGACGGAGGTCGGCGCGCTGGTCGCCGAGAAGCGCATCCTGGACGGCCGGAACGTACTGGACCCGGCGGCCTGGCGGGCGGCGGGCTGGACCTACCGGGCGATGGGCCGGCCCGGCGCGGAATGA
- a CDS encoding LytR family transcriptional attenuator, with protein MAAREREESAGERPAPLSLFEDADDGADAGDGDAPEGGPPSGEGEARRRRRTRRVLVWTLVALLGLLFGGAGAAYWTVDHYASSVDRIPGAFPTLPADRQPAAVPNSGTTFLLVGLDARSDVATTGKEAKAPAWKAGAQRSDTMMLLHISADRKSASIISLARDTLVDVPGHGPAKINAAYSWGGPPLMVETVQNLTGIRIDHIAVIDWNGFRALTDAVGGVDITIPQTIEGRGEARQWDAGTHHMDGAEALLYVRERYGLPNGDLDRSKRQQNFLRALMIQTMNAGTLGSPSRLTGLLQTVGDVASVDDRLSNTDLYELAWSLRGLRPDGVRFMNAPFGGFNSVSGQSVVLLDKVAAGQLWQAVRNDRMEQYLAEHHTTSDTLGDSVR; from the coding sequence ATGGCTGCGAGGGAGCGCGAGGAATCGGCGGGGGAGCGCCCGGCACCGCTGAGCCTCTTCGAGGACGCGGACGACGGGGCGGACGCCGGGGACGGGGACGCGCCGGAGGGCGGGCCGCCGTCCGGCGAGGGCGAGGCGAGGCGCCGGCGGCGCACCCGCCGGGTGCTGGTCTGGACGCTGGTGGCGCTGCTCGGCCTGCTGTTCGGCGGGGCCGGCGCCGCATACTGGACGGTGGACCACTACGCGTCCTCGGTGGACCGCATTCCAGGCGCCTTCCCCACCCTGCCCGCCGACCGGCAGCCCGCCGCGGTGCCGAACTCCGGCACCACCTTCCTGCTGGTCGGCCTGGACGCCCGCTCGGACGTGGCCACCACCGGCAAGGAGGCGAAGGCGCCCGCCTGGAAGGCCGGCGCGCAGCGCAGCGACACCATGATGCTGCTGCACATATCCGCCGACCGGAAGAGCGCGTCGATCATCTCCCTCGCCCGCGACACCCTGGTGGACGTCCCCGGCCACGGCCCGGCGAAGATCAACGCGGCGTACTCCTGGGGCGGCCCGCCGCTGATGGTCGAGACGGTGCAGAACCTCACCGGGATCCGGATCGACCACATCGCGGTGATCGACTGGAACGGCTTCCGGGCGCTCACCGACGCGGTCGGCGGTGTCGACATCACCATCCCGCAGACCATCGAGGGCCGCGGCGAGGCCCGCCAGTGGGACGCCGGCACCCACCACATGGACGGCGCGGAGGCGCTGCTCTACGTCCGCGAGCGGTACGGACTGCCCAACGGCGACCTCGACCGCAGCAAGCGCCAGCAGAACTTCCTGCGCGCCCTGATGATCCAGACCATGAACGCCGGCACGCTCGGCAGCCCGTCGCGGCTCACCGGTCTGCTGCAGACCGTCGGCGACGTGGCCAGCGTGGACGACCGGCTCAGCAACACCGACCTCTACGAGCTGGCGTGGAGCCTGCGCGGGCTGCGCCCGGACGGCGTGCGCTTCATGAACGCGCCGTTCGGCGGCTTCAACAGCGTGTCCGGGCAGTCCGTGGTGCTGCTCGACAAGGTCGCCGCGGGCCAGCTCTGGCAGGCGGTGCGCAACGACCGGATGGAGCAGTACCTGGCGGAGCACCACACCACCAGTGACACCCTGGGCGACAGCGTGCGGTGA
- a CDS encoding alkylation response protein AidB-like acyl-CoA dehydrogenase, with the protein MAGNSGADFDLFRLAEEHDMLRDAVRSLAEAKIAPFAAEVDEQGRFPHEALEALQGNDLHAVHVPEEYGGAGADALATVIVIEEVARVCASSSLIPAVNKLGSLPVQLSGSEELKAKYLGALARGEGMFSYCLSEPEAGSDAAGMKTRAVRDGDFWVLNGVKRWITNAGVSEFYTVMAVTDPEKRSKGISAFVVEKGDEGVSFGAPEKKLGIKGSPTREVYFDNVRIPADRMIGAEGTGFATAMKTLDHTRVTIAAQAIGIAQGALDYAKGYVKERKQFGKAIAEFQGVQFMLADMAMKLEAARQLTYAAAAKSQRTDADLTFFGAAAKCFASDVAMEVTTDAVQLLGGYGYTRDYPVERMMRDAKITQIYEGTNQVQRIVMARNLP; encoded by the coding sequence ATGGCGGGCAATTCCGGAGCGGATTTCGACCTCTTCCGGTTGGCCGAGGAGCACGACATGCTCCGTGACGCGGTGCGGTCGCTGGCCGAGGCGAAGATCGCCCCGTTCGCGGCCGAGGTCGACGAGCAGGGCCGCTTCCCGCACGAGGCGCTGGAGGCGCTGCAGGGCAACGACCTGCACGCGGTGCACGTGCCGGAGGAGTACGGCGGCGCCGGCGCGGACGCGCTGGCCACCGTGATCGTGATCGAGGAGGTCGCCCGGGTCTGCGCCTCGTCCTCGCTGATCCCCGCGGTCAACAAGCTCGGCTCGCTGCCGGTGCAGCTGTCCGGCTCCGAGGAGCTGAAGGCGAAGTACCTGGGCGCGCTGGCCCGCGGCGAGGGCATGTTCTCCTACTGCCTGTCCGAGCCGGAGGCCGGCTCGGACGCGGCCGGCATGAAGACCCGCGCGGTGCGCGACGGCGACTTCTGGGTCCTCAACGGCGTCAAGCGGTGGATCACCAACGCCGGCGTCTCCGAGTTCTACACCGTCATGGCCGTCACCGACCCGGAGAAGCGCTCCAAGGGCATCTCCGCGTTCGTCGTCGAGAAGGGCGACGAGGGCGTGTCCTTCGGCGCCCCGGAGAAGAAGCTCGGCATCAAGGGCTCGCCGACCCGCGAGGTCTACTTCGACAACGTGCGGATCCCCGCCGACCGCATGATCGGCGCCGAGGGCACCGGCTTCGCCACCGCGATGAAGACCCTCGACCACACCCGGGTCACCATCGCCGCGCAGGCGATCGGCATCGCCCAGGGCGCCCTCGACTACGCCAAGGGCTACGTCAAGGAGCGCAAGCAGTTCGGCAAGGCGATCGCCGAGTTCCAGGGCGTGCAGTTCATGCTCGCCGACATGGCGATGAAGCTGGAGGCCGCCCGCCAGCTCACCTACGCGGCCGCCGCGAAGTCCCAGCGCACGGACGCCGACCTGACCTTCTTCGGCGCCGCCGCCAAGTGCTTCGCCTCCGACGTCGCGATGGAGGTCACCACCGACGCCGTCCAACTGCTCGGCGGCTACGGCTACACCCGCGACTACCCGGTCGAGCGGATGATGCGCGACGCCAAGATCACCCAGATCTACGAGGGCACCAACCAGGTCCAGCGCATCGTCATGGCCCGCAACCTCCCGTAA
- a CDS encoding serine O-acetyltransferase (manually curated) → MRRHSVTMCRMSLVTSLIYRRRHPLLGRLVQEVLALYGMEVPAAVEIGPGLTVFHRGFGTVLHPYTTIGAGVTLYNGVTVGRADPWVPQERSAMRRVVLEDGVVVCAGAKIVCREGLLTVGAGTIVGANAVLTRSTGRGEVWAGVPARRVGMREQPRTHEAPGRASGGLVRPEAS, encoded by the coding sequence GTGCGTCGCCACTCCGTCACAATGTGCCGCATGTCTCTGGTGACGTCCCTGATCTACCGCCGCCGCCACCCGCTGCTGGGCCGCCTCGTCCAGGAGGTGCTGGCGCTGTACGGCATGGAGGTGCCGGCCGCCGTCGAGATCGGCCCCGGGCTGACGGTGTTCCACCGCGGGTTCGGCACGGTGCTGCACCCGTACACCACGATCGGCGCCGGGGTGACGCTGTACAACGGGGTCACCGTCGGCCGGGCCGACCCGTGGGTGCCGCAGGAGCGGAGCGCGATGCGGCGGGTGGTGCTGGAGGACGGGGTGGTGGTCTGCGCCGGCGCGAAGATCGTCTGCAGGGAGGGCCTGCTGACGGTCGGCGCGGGCACGATCGTCGGCGCCAACGCGGTGCTCACCCGCTCCACCGGCCGCGGCGAGGTCTGGGCCGGCGTCCCGGCGCGCCGCGTCGGCATGCGGGAGCAGCCGCGGACGCACGAGGCCCCCGGCCGGGCGAGCGGCGGGCTCGTCCGGCCGGAGGCCTCCTGA
- a CDS encoding LytR family transcriptional attenuator translates to MPVSGILSHMNTWQEDRPGGGGAYGQGDGGYRQGGAAAEPPLPPELNPRGAGAGVPQGGRGGHGGAAVPPQQGYGRPQQEQWQVPQQQSGHGRPAAPGAPGAPAQPVGPGGPGGAGGPGGPGGPRPAGQAARWPRSRKIKVGALALVGALLVTGVGTYVWADSQLNHENVLAPYDGRVAAGKGTNWLIVGSDSRQGLSDADEDALHTGSAQGKRSDSMMLLHIGDNGNTLMSIPRDSWVTIPAHQDTSGSGKSIPPATSKINAAFARGGGRLLVQTVESNTGVHIDHYAEIGFAGFVGIVDSVGGVDMCIDQPVKDRDSGLDLKAGCQTLDGKQSLAFVRQRHQMADQDLGRMRNQQKFLSALASQAASPATLLNPFTFYPMVSSGLGTLIVDEDAGLTDLGSLFLAMKGVSGGSGKSITVPIGNPDFRTPTGESAVKWDAAKSKQVFDAFKNDTAVPDLKK, encoded by the coding sequence GTGCCGGTTTCGGGCATCCTCTCCCACATGAACACGTGGCAGGAGGACCGCCCGGGGGGCGGGGGCGCGTACGGGCAGGGCGACGGCGGGTACCGCCAGGGCGGTGCGGCGGCCGAGCCGCCGCTGCCGCCGGAGCTCAACCCGCGCGGCGCCGGTGCGGGTGTGCCGCAGGGCGGTCGGGGCGGCCACGGGGGTGCCGCCGTCCCGCCGCAGCAGGGCTACGGTCGGCCTCAGCAGGAGCAGTGGCAGGTGCCGCAGCAGCAGTCCGGCCACGGCCGTCCGGCGGCGCCGGGCGCTCCGGGTGCTCCCGCTCAGCCGGTCGGCCCGGGTGGTCCGGGCGGGGCCGGCGGTCCGGGTGGTCCGGGCGGTCCGAGACCGGCGGGGCAGGCCGCGCGCTGGCCGCGCAGCCGGAAGATCAAGGTGGGCGCGCTGGCGCTGGTCGGCGCGCTGCTGGTGACCGGCGTCGGCACCTACGTGTGGGCCGACTCCCAGCTGAACCACGAGAACGTGCTGGCCCCGTACGACGGCCGCGTGGCGGCGGGCAAGGGCACCAACTGGCTGATCGTCGGCTCGGACAGCCGGCAGGGGCTGTCGGACGCGGACGAGGACGCGCTGCACACCGGTTCGGCGCAGGGCAAGCGCAGCGACTCGATGATGCTGCTGCACATCGGCGACAACGGGAACACCCTGATGTCGATCCCGCGCGACTCCTGGGTGACGATCCCGGCGCACCAGGACACCAGTGGCAGCGGCAAGTCCATCCCGCCGGCGACCTCGAAGATCAACGCGGCCTTCGCGCGCGGCGGCGGCCGGCTGCTGGTGCAGACGGTGGAGTCGAACACCGGTGTGCACATCGACCACTACGCGGAGATCGGCTTCGCCGGCTTCGTCGGCATCGTCGACTCGGTCGGCGGCGTGGACATGTGCATCGATCAGCCCGTCAAGGACCGGGACTCGGGCCTCGACCTGAAGGCGGGCTGCCAGACGCTGGACGGCAAGCAGTCGCTGGCGTTCGTCCGGCAGCGGCACCAGATGGCCGACCAGGACCTCGGCCGGATGCGCAACCAGCAGAAGTTCCTGAGCGCGCTGGCGAGCCAGGCGGCGTCCCCGGCGACGCTGCTCAACCCGTTCACCTTCTACCCGATGGTGAGCTCCGGTCTCGGCACCCTGATCGTGGACGAGGACGCCGGGCTGACGGACCTCGGCTCGCTGTTCCTGGCGATGAAGGGCGTGTCCGGCGGCAGCGGCAAGAGCATCACGGTGCCGATCGGCAACCCGGACTTCCGTACCCCGACCGGCGAGTCGGCGGTCAAGTGGGACGCCGCCAAGTCCAAGCAGGTCTTCGACGCCTTCAAGAACGACACCGCGGTGCCGGACCTCAAGAAGTAG
- a CDS encoding SsuE family FMN reductase, protein MATVLSVSGSPSPTSRTTRLLRHVDARLTAHGHEVVPFEARSLPAEALLSADTANPAIARALDLFAEADGIVIGTPVYKAAYSGLLKALLDVLPQYALSGKAVLPLATGGSPAHVLAVDYALRPVLSSMGAGHITQGWFVLDRHITVREDGTTAVEPETDLLLTPVVDGFAAALARTGELVAAG, encoded by the coding sequence ATGGCCACCGTCCTGTCCGTCTCCGGCTCCCCGTCGCCGACCTCCCGCACCACCCGGCTGCTCCGCCACGTCGACGCCCGCCTCACCGCGCACGGCCACGAGGTCGTCCCCTTCGAGGCCCGCAGCCTGCCCGCCGAGGCCCTGCTCTCCGCCGACACCGCGAACCCCGCGATAGCCCGGGCCCTGGACCTCTTCGCCGAGGCCGACGGCATCGTCATCGGCACGCCCGTCTACAAGGCCGCCTACTCCGGACTCCTCAAGGCCCTGCTCGACGTCCTGCCGCAGTACGCGCTGAGCGGCAAGGCCGTCCTGCCGCTCGCCACCGGCGGTTCGCCCGCGCACGTCCTCGCCGTGGACTACGCGCTGCGGCCGGTGCTCAGCTCGATGGGCGCCGGACACATCACCCAGGGCTGGTTCGTCCTCGACCGCCACATCACCGTCCGCGAGGACGGCACCACCGCCGTCGAACCGGAGACGGACCTGCTGCTCACCCCGGTCGTCGACGGCTTCGCCGCGGCGCTCGCCCGCACCGGCGAGCTGGTGGCCGCCGGCTGA
- a CDS encoding putative ABC transport system ATP-binding protein codes for MTTAAKAVHDHQLPGGQGAFAASARQVTKAYGAGETRVTALDTVDVDIHRGRFTAIMGPSGSGKSTLMHCLAGLDTVTDGRIWIGDAEITGLKDKQLTRLRRDKIGFIFQAFNLLPTLNALENITLPMDIAGRKPDTAWLDQVVETVGLADRLKHRPTQLSGGQQQRVAVARALAARPEIIFGDEPTGNLDSRSGAEILTFLRRSVDELGQTIVMVTHDPVAAGYADRVLFLADGRIVDEMQAPTADSVLERMRRFDGKRTS; via the coding sequence GTGACGACGGCAGCCAAAGCCGTGCATGACCACCAGCTGCCCGGCGGGCAGGGCGCCTTCGCCGCCTCCGCACGCCAGGTGACCAAGGCCTACGGCGCCGGGGAGACCCGGGTCACGGCCCTCGACACCGTCGACGTGGACATCCACCGCGGGCGGTTCACCGCGATCATGGGCCCCTCGGGCTCCGGCAAGTCGACCCTGATGCACTGCCTGGCCGGCCTCGACACGGTCACCGACGGGCGCATCTGGATCGGCGACGCCGAGATCACCGGCCTCAAGGACAAGCAGCTCACCCGGCTCCGCCGGGACAAGATCGGCTTCATCTTCCAGGCGTTCAACCTGCTGCCCACGCTGAACGCGCTGGAGAACATCACGCTCCCGATGGACATCGCCGGCCGCAAGCCCGACACCGCCTGGCTCGACCAGGTGGTCGAGACGGTCGGCCTCGCCGATCGCCTCAAGCACCGGCCGACCCAGCTCTCCGGCGGCCAGCAGCAGCGCGTCGCGGTCGCCCGCGCGCTCGCCGCCCGGCCCGAGATCATCTTCGGCGACGAGCCCACCGGAAACCTCGACTCCCGCTCCGGCGCCGAGATCCTCACCTTCCTGCGCCGCTCGGTCGACGAGCTGGGCCAGACCATCGTCATGGTCACCCACGACCCGGTCGCCGCCGGCTACGCGGACCGCGTGCTGTTCCTCGCCGACGGCCGGATCGTCGACGAGATGCAGGCCCCCACCGCCGACTCCGTCCTCGAGCGCATGCGCCGCTTCGACGGCAAGCGCACCAGCTGA
- a CDS encoding putative ABC transport system permease protein, which produces MLLKTSLRSFFAHKGRMVLSLIAVVLSVAFVSGTLVFSNTATGTFDRLFASTASDLSVGQAKDDLDAGEERGGKVATVPVDTVQKLAGLPGVKTALGQVFVQSASLVDPATNKSVGPTSGAPTLTGNWVDTPRNSVDITSGSAPKGAGQVMLDADTAKKAGLKLGSPLRVITMSGSYDFTISGIVTFRTTNPGAALAFLDTPTAQQDLLGTTAYTTVEVFGDGSRSNDQLKQQALSALGSGYDAKTAAEQKAENNKGVGSFLNFMKYAMLGFAGISLLVGGFLIINTFSMLVAQRTREIGLLRAIGGSRSQVNRSVLVEALILGVLGSTLGLAAGLGLATLLIQLMKAVGMNLDASSLDITWTVPAASYTVGILITVLAAWIPARRAGRISPMAALRDHGTPAEASANRIRAVVGLAVTGLGAASLAAAATADKAATGGQWLGLGVLLSLIGFVIVGPLLATGIIRVLGAVLPALFGPSGKLAQRNAMRNPRRTGATAAALMIGLALVTGASVVTSSMVSSANAQIDKTVGADYIVAGKGMGTGLTPAMVAAAKATPGIAHLTEAKEVPAIITAPDGTTTKTDLISATRTFTEDFRLKTAAGSLTAAFDGGIAVPEDWATKHHLKIGDPVKADYGHGRTQSLPIGQITSSGESMFAGAYIVNLDTVTKAVPEKELPATVQLYGKASPGADPDTTLTALQKSLEAYPQISVRDQAGYKDLIQQQVNQLLYMVYGLLGLAIVVAVLGVVNTLALSVVERTREIGLLRAIGLSRRQLRRMVRLESVVIAVFGALLGTGLGLAWGITSREVLSTQGLDTLTVPTGTIIGILIASAVVGLLAALLPAFRAGRMNILAAIATD; this is translated from the coding sequence ATGCTGCTCAAGACCTCGCTACGGAGCTTCTTCGCCCACAAGGGGCGCATGGTCCTCTCACTGATCGCCGTCGTGCTGTCCGTCGCCTTCGTGTCCGGCACGCTCGTCTTCTCCAACACCGCCACCGGCACCTTCGACCGCCTCTTCGCCTCCACCGCCTCCGACCTGAGCGTCGGCCAGGCCAAGGACGACCTCGACGCCGGCGAGGAGCGCGGCGGCAAGGTCGCCACCGTCCCCGTCGACACCGTGCAGAAGCTCGCCGGCCTGCCCGGCGTGAAGACCGCCCTCGGCCAGGTCTTCGTGCAGAGCGCCAGCCTGGTCGACCCGGCCACCAACAAGTCCGTCGGCCCGACCTCCGGCGCGCCCACGCTCACCGGCAACTGGGTCGACACCCCGCGCAACTCCGTCGACATCACCTCCGGCAGCGCCCCCAAGGGCGCCGGCCAGGTCATGCTCGACGCCGACACCGCCAAGAAGGCCGGCCTCAAGCTCGGCAGCCCGCTGCGCGTCATCACCATGAGCGGCAGCTACGACTTCACCATCTCCGGCATCGTCACCTTCCGGACGACCAACCCCGGGGCGGCGCTGGCCTTCCTGGACACCCCGACCGCCCAGCAGGACCTCCTCGGCACCACCGCCTACACCACCGTCGAGGTCTTCGGCGACGGCAGCCGCAGCAACGACCAGCTCAAGCAGCAGGCGCTCTCCGCGCTCGGCAGCGGCTACGACGCCAAGACGGCCGCCGAGCAGAAGGCCGAGAACAACAAGGGCGTCGGCTCCTTCCTCAACTTCATGAAGTACGCCATGCTCGGCTTCGCCGGCATCTCGCTGCTGGTCGGCGGCTTCCTGATCATCAACACCTTCTCGATGCTGGTCGCCCAGCGCACCCGCGAGATCGGCCTGCTGCGCGCCATCGGCGGCAGCCGCAGCCAGGTCAACCGCTCGGTGCTGGTCGAGGCGCTGATCCTCGGCGTGCTCGGCTCCACCCTCGGCCTCGCGGCCGGCCTCGGCCTCGCCACCCTGCTGATCCAGCTCATGAAGGCCGTCGGGATGAACCTCGACGCCTCCTCGCTGGACATCACCTGGACGGTCCCGGCCGCCTCCTACACGGTCGGCATCCTGATCACCGTCCTCGCCGCCTGGATCCCGGCCCGCCGGGCCGGCCGGATCTCCCCGATGGCCGCCCTGCGCGACCACGGCACCCCGGCCGAGGCCTCCGCCAACCGCATCCGCGCCGTCGTCGGCCTGGCCGTCACCGGCCTGGGCGCGGCGAGCCTGGCCGCCGCGGCCACCGCCGACAAGGCCGCCACCGGCGGCCAGTGGCTCGGCCTCGGCGTCCTGCTCAGCCTGATCGGCTTCGTGATCGTCGGCCCGCTGCTGGCCACCGGCATCATCCGCGTGCTGGGCGCCGTGCTGCCGGCCCTGTTCGGCCCGTCCGGCAAGCTCGCCCAGCGCAACGCGATGCGCAACCCGCGCCGCACCGGCGCCACCGCCGCCGCCCTGATGATCGGCCTCGCCCTGGTCACCGGCGCCTCCGTGGTGACCTCCTCGATGGTCAGCTCGGCCAACGCCCAGATCGACAAGACCGTCGGCGCCGACTACATCGTCGCCGGCAAGGGGATGGGCACCGGCCTCACCCCGGCCATGGTCGCCGCGGCCAAGGCCACCCCGGGCATCGCCCACCTCACCGAGGCCAAGGAGGTGCCCGCGATCATCACCGCCCCGGACGGCACCACCACCAAGACCGACCTGATCTCCGCCACCCGGACGTTCACCGAGGACTTCCGCCTCAAGACCGCCGCCGGCAGCCTCACCGCCGCCTTCGACGGAGGCATCGCCGTCCCCGAGGACTGGGCCACCAAGCACCACCTCAAGATCGGCGACCCGGTCAAGGCCGACTACGGCCACGGCCGCACCCAGTCCCTGCCGATCGGTCAGATCACCTCCTCCGGTGAGTCGATGTTCGCCGGCGCCTACATCGTCAACCTCGACACCGTCACCAAGGCCGTCCCGGAGAAGGAGCTGCCGGCCACCGTCCAGCTGTACGGCAAGGCGTCGCCCGGTGCCGACCCGGACACGACGCTGACCGCCCTTCAGAAGTCCCTGGAGGCCTACCCGCAGATCAGCGTCCGCGACCAGGCCGGCTACAAGGACCTGATCCAGCAGCAGGTCAACCAGCTGCTCTACATGGTCTACGGCCTGCTCGGCCTCGCGATCGTGGTCGCCGTCCTCGGCGTCGTCAACACGCTCGCCCTCTCGGTGGTCGAACGGACCCGCGAGATCGGCCTCCTCCGGGCGATCGGCCTCTCCCGCCGGCAGCTGCGCCGGATGGTCCGCCTGGAGTCCGTGGTGATCGCCGTCTTCGGCGCTCTCCTCGGCACCGGCCTCGGCCTCGCCTGGGGCATCACCTCCCGCGAGGTGCTGTCCACCCAGGGCCTGGACACCCTGACCGTCCCGACCGGCACCATCATCGGCATCCTGATCGCCTCGGCGGTGGTCGGCCTCCTCGCCGCCCTCCTCCCGGCCTTCCGGGCCGGCCGGATGAACATCCTGGCGGCCATCGCCACCGACTGA